Proteins encoded by one window of Geobacter sp. DSM 9736:
- a CDS encoding cytochrome-c peroxidase, which produces MKYLQTKTSWRSRGGGGTFLSACLMLLCLAADAIAPYGAALAATPASLRGVPVPEPSDLSLFISNREAAVRLGKALFWDMQVGSDGKTSCATCHFHAGTDSRTGNSVSPGLLGGDSDFTLAVNGTLTAGDFPLTRLADPHDRFSARTHTNDVVSSQGVPLTAFQPGRTGTAVEAGRALRDTVFTKNGRNVRRVEPRNTPSVINAVFNFANFWDGRANHFFNGVNPFGIQDVSARIYVSNNGTIEPLELNRLTDPVTGARVNLLDNSSLASQAVGPPLSDIEMSWRDRSFPEIGKKLLSLRPLSGQVVHRNDSVLGSLSRSPQPGLATTYAEMIREAFPARFWDSTQTVQLQKSAARKVLPSRQEPRTFLLNGGKALPKRAAAALPGTTSYTLMEANFAFFFGLAVQLYEATLVSDDTPFDRFVSGDPTALTARQQRGMNLFFSGAAGCADCHVGAELTAASITNARNALEPGLIELMAVGDGALANYDIGFYNVGVTPTGEDIGRGADDPFGFPLAFSRQNFLQPPPPFTFPKPGCVNDFIGDPPNICPPTAGEVTRVAVNGAFKTPGLRNVELTGPYFHNGSLLTLRQTVDFYVRGGNFREANIANIDPVITDINGLKGAGKEEDRAALVDFLLALTDERVRWERAPFDHPQLFVPDGHSSKVSGDPRRKRTLDDRMMEIPAVGAAGRQSQGLPPLRPFLDTTGDPQFHYRN; this is translated from the coding sequence ATGAAGTATCTGCAAACGAAAACAAGTTGGAGAAGTAGGGGAGGAGGGGGCACCTTCCTGTCGGCCTGCCTCATGCTCCTCTGCCTGGCGGCTGACGCGATAGCCCCCTACGGTGCCGCTCTCGCAGCGACACCCGCGTCTCTCAGGGGAGTTCCGGTTCCCGAGCCGAGCGACCTTTCACTGTTCATTTCCAACCGCGAAGCGGCGGTCAGGCTGGGAAAGGCCCTTTTCTGGGACATGCAGGTAGGAAGCGACGGGAAGACCTCCTGCGCCACGTGCCACTTTCATGCGGGCACCGACAGCCGCACCGGCAATTCCGTCAGCCCCGGTCTTCTCGGGGGGGACTCTGATTTCACGCTGGCGGTGAACGGCACACTCACCGCAGGGGATTTCCCGCTGACACGCCTTGCCGACCCCCACGACCGTTTTTCTGCCCGCACGCACACCAACGACGTCGTCTCTTCCCAGGGAGTTCCCCTGACCGCTTTCCAGCCGGGACGGACGGGGACCGCCGTCGAGGCGGGGCGCGCGCTTCGCGACACCGTCTTTACCAAAAACGGCAGGAATGTACGCCGGGTCGAGCCCCGCAACACTCCATCGGTGATCAACGCCGTATTCAACTTCGCCAACTTCTGGGACGGCCGGGCCAATCATTTCTTCAACGGCGTCAACCCCTTCGGCATCCAGGACGTGAGCGCCCGGATCTACGTCAGCAACAACGGGACGATCGAGCCGCTGGAGCTCAACAGGCTCACCGATCCCGTCACCGGGGCCCGGGTCAACCTCCTCGACAATTCGAGCCTCGCCTCGCAGGCGGTGGGGCCGCCCCTCAGCGACATCGAGATGTCGTGGCGCGACCGGAGCTTCCCGGAGATCGGAAAGAAGCTTCTCTCCCTCCGCCCCCTGTCGGGGCAGGTCGTACACAGAAACGACAGCGTTCTCGGGTCCCTCTCGCGAAGCCCTCAACCCGGCCTAGCAACGACATATGCGGAGATGATCCGGGAGGCGTTCCCCGCCCGGTTCTGGGACAGCACACAAACGGTGCAGCTCCAGAAGTCGGCGGCGCGCAAGGTGCTCCCCAGCCGCCAGGAGCCGCGGACCTTCCTCCTCAATGGTGGGAAGGCTCTTCCGAAACGGGCCGCGGCGGCACTTCCCGGGACGACTTCATACACGCTGATGGAGGCAAATTTCGCCTTCTTCTTCGGCTTGGCGGTGCAGCTCTACGAGGCGACTCTGGTTTCGGACGACACCCCCTTCGACCGCTTCGTTTCGGGAGACCCCACCGCGCTGACTGCACGGCAGCAGCGGGGGATGAACCTCTTTTTCTCAGGCGCAGCCGGCTGCGCCGACTGCCACGTGGGGGCAGAGCTGACGGCGGCATCCATCACCAATGCTCGCAATGCGCTGGAGCCTGGGCTCATCGAGCTGATGGCGGTAGGTGACGGAGCGCTGGCCAACTATGACATCGGTTTCTACAACGTCGGCGTTACCCCCACCGGAGAAGATATCGGCCGGGGAGCAGACGACCCGTTCGGCTTCCCTCTGGCGTTCTCCAGGCAGAACTTTCTCCAGCCACCTCCGCCATTCACCTTCCCGAAGCCGGGGTGCGTCAATGACTTCATAGGAGACCCACCGAATATCTGCCCCCCCACAGCAGGGGAGGTCACCAGGGTGGCGGTCAACGGGGCATTCAAGACACCGGGACTTCGCAATGTGGAGCTCACCGGCCCCTACTTCCACAACGGCAGCCTTCTCACCCTCCGGCAGACAGTGGATTTCTACGTCAGGGGTGGGAACTTCCGTGAGGCGAACATCGCCAATATCGATCCGGTCATCACCGACATCAATGGTCTCAAGGGCGCCGGAAAGGAGGAGGACCGCGCCGCTCTCGTCGATTTCCTCCTGGCGCTGACCGACGAGCGGGTCCGATGGGAACGGGCTCCCTTCGATCACCCTCAGCTTTTCGTACCGGATGGCCATTCGTCCAAGGTTAGCGGCGACCCGAGGCGCAAGAGGACGCTGGATGACAGGATGATGGAAATTCCCGCAGTAGGTGCGGCAGGAAGGCAGAGCCAGGGATTGCCCCCGTTGCGCCCCTTTCTCGACACAACCGGTGATCCGCAGTTTCACTACAGGAATTAA